One genomic region from Geitlerinema sp. PCC 9228 encodes:
- a CDS encoding DUF3611 family protein, whose translation MPKKTDDPALPNNLPPTIQRVIPWFQKVGWIGFWAQVVLGVVAAVIFLFVLLFGSSEGNGNTQGSNGTLPGLFLAVVGLLFLGLSIFWSFRYTRLARQLATADSSSRPTKADTIQLLRRGLYVNLIGMGVSLMGAESITGILFFKSLRSQTAGFINPRRINDLIEPLDIYVVLANTHTIVAHFIGLVAALLLLSVITRE comes from the coding sequence ATGCCAAAAAAAACCGATGACCCGGCTTTACCCAACAACCTCCCACCCACCATCCAGCGCGTAATTCCTTGGTTTCAAAAGGTAGGCTGGATTGGCTTTTGGGCACAGGTCGTGCTTGGGGTGGTGGCTGCTGTCATCTTTCTGTTTGTGCTGCTGTTTGGTTCCTCTGAGGGAAATGGCAACACTCAAGGGAGCAATGGCACCCTACCCGGGCTCTTTTTAGCCGTTGTGGGTCTTTTGTTTCTCGGATTGAGCATCTTTTGGTCGTTTCGCTATACGCGCTTGGCTCGCCAGCTAGCCACCGCCGATAGCAGCAGCCGCCCCACCAAAGCGGATACCATTCAACTGCTACGGCGCGGACTGTACGTGAATTTAATCGGCATGGGGGTTTCCCTGATGGGGGCTGAGTCAATTACCGGTATCTTATTTTTTAAGTCTTTGCGATCGCAAACAGCCGGTTTCATCAACCCGCGGCGAATTAACGATCTGATCGAACCCTTAGATATCTATGTGGTGCTAGCCAATACCCATACAATCGTAGCCCACTTTATCGGCTTGGTGGCTGCTTTGCTCTTGCTATCGGTCATCACCCGCGAATAG